The sequence CCGGGGGGAGCCGTCTCGTGGGCGAGGTGGCCGACGCCCGGCGCGCGGTGGCGGTGCTCGGCGGGGTGCTGGCCCGGCTGGCGGCGGTCCCCGCGCCGGAGGGGCTGCGCACCCTGGGCGACGCGGTGGAGCGGATGCTGGCGGCGGCTCCGGAGGCGGTGGGGCGGCTGGCGGACGCGGCGGAGCGGCGGCTGCTCGCGGACTGCGCTGCGGCGGTAGGGGAGGTGGCGGGCGAGCCGGGGGACCGGCTGCTCCACTGGGACCTGCACTACGACAACATCCTGGCGGGCCGCGCGGACGCGGGGCGGGCGGGGGAGTGGGTGGCCCTGGACCCCAAGCCGCTGGCGGGGGACCCGGGGTTCGAGCTGTTCCCGGCGCTGGACAACCTGTTCGACGCCGGGGAGGTGGTGTGGCGGTTCGACGCGTTGACGGAGGCGCTGGGCATGGAGCGGGACCGGGAGCGCGCGCGGGCCTGGACGCTGGGGCGGGTGCTCCAGAACGCGGTGTGGGGGACCGGGGACGGGGAGCGCGAACTGGCCCCGGACCACGCGGAGATCGCGCGGCGGCTGCTGGGGGCGGGGTGAGGCCGGGAGGGCTGTCTACGCTGACCCCGTGATCCGTACCGCTACGCCCGACGACGTCCCTGTCCTGCACGCCCTGGTGCGTGAACTCGCCGCGTACGAGAAGTCCCTCGACGAAGTGGTCGCCTCCCAGGAGCAGTTGAGGGAGGCGCTGTTCGGCGAGCGCCCCGCCGCGTACGCGCATGTGGCGACGGCCGGGGAGGACGGCGGCGAAGTGGTCGGCTTCGCCCTGTGGTTCCTGAACTTCTCCACCTGGCGCGGGGTGCACGGGATCTACCTGGAGGACCTGTACGTCCGCCCGGACCGGCGCGGCGGCGGCCACGGCAAGGCGCTGCTGGCGGAGTTGGCGCGGATCTGTGTGGAGCGCGGGTACGAGCGGCTGGAGTGGTCGGTGCTCAACTGGAACGCCCCGTCCATCGCGTTCTACGAGTCCCTGGGCGCGCGGGCGCAGGACGAGTGGACGGTGTACCGGTTGACGGGCGGGGCGTTGGGGCGGCTGGGGGCGGCGGGCGGCCGGGTGGGGGCCTGAGGGACGCTGCCCGGCACGCTCTTACGGCGTTACGGCGTTACGGCGTTACGGCGTTACGGGAGCACGGGAGCACGGGGTCATGGCGGCACGGGGTTATGGCGTTACGGGGTCGCGGGGTCACGACGCCGCGGCCCCGGGACTTCGGGGCCCAGTGGCGTCATGGCCCCACCGCCTCACGGCTCCAGCACCACCTTGCCGGTCGTGCCGCGCGTCTCCAGCGCCCGGTGCGCGGCGGCCGCTTCCGCGAGCGGGTAGCGCTGGACGGCGGGGCGCAGCCGGCCCGCCGCCGCCTCGGCGAGGGCGCGGGTCTCCAGGACGCGCAGGCCGCCGCCCCTCTCGACCAGCTGGGGCCCGAGGACGGAGCCGGAGGTGATGGCGCGTCCGGCCAGCTCCTCCGGGGTGAAGGTGAGGGGCTTCCCGTCGTGGAGGCCCTCGCCGGACCAGCCGTAGACGACGTGCTGCCCGCCCTTGCCGAGCAGGTCGACCGCGCTGCGGGCGGTGGTCCCGCCGACGGAGTCGTAGACGACGGTGGCCCACAGGCCGGTCGCGTCGAGGAAGGCGCGGGCGTGGTCGGGCCAGTTCGGGAGGGTGTAGTCGAGGGCGAGGTCGGCGCCGTTCGCCTCCGCCCGGGCGACCTTGGCGGGGCCGCCGGCCAGGGCGATCACGGTGGCTCCGGCGCTCTTGGCGTACTGGACGATGAGGGTGCCGATCCCGCCCGCCGCCGCGGTGACGACGGCCACGGAGTCGGGGCCGAGGTCGGTGAAGGAGAGGATGCCGAGGGCGGTGCGGCCGGTGCCGATCATGGCGACGGCTTCGGCGGCGCCGAGGTCGCCGGGGATCTCGTGGAGCTTATCGGCCTTGGTGACGGTGAGTTCGGCGTACCCGCCCGGCGCCGTGCCGATGTGGGCGACGACGCGCTTGCCGAGCCAGCCGGGGCCGGTGCCCTCGCCGAGCGACTCGACCGTCCCGGCGACCTCGCGGCCGGGGATGGTGGGAAGCGCGGCGGGGGCGGGGAAGGGGCCGGTGTGCCCTTCCCGCAGCGCGGTGTCCAGGAGGTGCACGCCGGCGGCCTCGACGGCGATGCGGACCTGGCCGGGGCCGGGTACGGGGTCCTCGGTCCGTTCGTACGAGAGGTTCTCGGCGGGGCCGAAGGTGTGGAGGCGGATGGCGTACATGAAGGGCTCCCTCGGGCTGCGGGCTGCGGGACTGCCCGCGCTGGCTGCGGGGCGGCCCGGGCGGGCGTGCCCCCAGGTGGGCGGGCGGTGCCCTCAGCCTCGTACCTCAGGTTCGGTTGAGGTCAACCCCGTATCCGGAGCGCTGCCCGGAGCGTGGTCCGGCGGCCTTCACGGCGAGCAGCGCGGCTTCGATGCCGCTGGTGAAGGAGGCCTCGCTGAGGAGCCCGGGGGCGGCGACCTGGTCGCCCGCCAGGAAGATGCCGTCGCCCCGGACGATCGCGGGCCGGTCCCGCCAGGTGGTGCCGGGGCGGTCGACGGCCCCGGTGCGGCCGTCGGCCAGGGCCTCGGTGCGCCGGGTGGTGCGCTCCCGCCAGCCGGGGAAGCCGAGGTCGAGGAGCTCCTCGGCGCGGGCGGTCCCCTCGGCCCTGCGCGCGTCGGGCCCGATCGGGAACTGGCCCTGGAGCAGCTGCTCCCCGGCCGGGGCGAGGCCGGGGTCCTGGGCGGTGAACCGTTCGACCCAGCCGGGCGCGTCCAGATCCGACACGACGAACGCGTCGCCGCGCCGGGTGCGCACGGCCAGGTCCACGAGGACGGTGCGGCCGCTCTCCCAGGTGAGGGAGGCGTCGTCGAGGAGGGTGCGGGCGGCGCCGAGGGAGGTGGCGACGACGACCGGTCCGGTACGGGCCAGCTCGCCGAGCGTACGGGTGTCGACGCGGGCGGCCGTCTCGACGGCGACCCCGAGGCCGCGGGCGTGCCCGGCCATCCGGTCGACGGGCCGCGCCCAGCCGCCGACCGGGTAGCGGGCCTCGGGCGGGAGCGAGGAGAGCCGGTGCAGGCGCTCCTGGACGAACCGGGCGGAGAGCGCGCCGGGGTCGTGGTGGAAGAGCGCGGCGGCGGCGAAGTGCGCGGCGGCCCGGGCGCCCTCGTCCCCGACCTGGCCGGCGGCCCAGCTCCGGAAGTCGGCGTCCACGGGGGCGGTGCGGGGGCTGCGACGGGCGAGCCGCAGCAGAGCGGCGGGCGGGACCCGGCGGAGCGCGCCCGCGCGCCGGAAGCGGAAGCGGAGGGCTTCGAGGGGCGGTACGGAGACGACGGACCCGAGCAGATCGCGCCGGGCCAGCCACGCCCAGTGCGGCCCGCCCCGGTACAGGGCGTGCGGCCCCTCGTTGGTGCGGTACGGCCCGTCGGTGGTCCTGGCCCGGCCGCCGAGCGTCCGGTGGCCCTCGTACAGGGTGACCCGGGCGCCCGATTCGGCCGCGGTGATGGCGGCGGTGAGCCCGGCGAGGCCGCCGCCGATGACATGGACGTGGACGTCGGTGCGGGTCTGGCGGTGGATGTGCTCCATGGCGGGAACTCCTTCGCGTCTTTGATGATGCGACGGATCGGGGGCGGTGGCGCGTGACATGGGGCTGCCCGACCGGGGCTGGGGGCGTTGTCAGTGGCGTACGTCACGATGGGGGGCATGGCGACGAGCACGGGCAGGACGACCAGGGCCAAGAAGGGCACCAAGGACACCATCGCGGCGGCGCGGCGCCCGGAGGTGCGGCTGCCGCCCCTCGTCCCGTACGACGGCGAGGGGCTGGAGCCGGACGGCGACTACGACGGGGTGCGGTTCGACGGGACGGACCTGGCGGACGCGTCGGGACCGGGCGCGCGGTTCATGGACTGCGCGCTGGAGGGCTGCGCCCTGGACCGTACGGAGCTGGCGCGGGCCCGCTTCATGGACTCGGTCCTGACGGGCGTACGGGGCGTGGGCACCGACCTCTCGGAGGCGTCGCTGCGGGACGTGGAGGTGGTGGACGCGCGGCTCGGCGGGGTGCAGCTGCACGGGGCGGTGCTGGAGCGGGTGGTGGTGCGCGGCGGGAAGATCGACTACCTGAACCTGCGCAAGGCCCGGCTGAAGGACGTGGTCTTCGAGGGCTGTGTGCTCTCCGAGCCCGACTTCGGCGACGCGCACCTGGTGCGGGTGGAGTTCCGGGACTGTGTGCTGAAGCGGGCCGACTTCAGCGCGGTGCGCATGGACTCCGTGGACCTGCGGACGGTGGCCGAGCTGGACATCGCGCGCGGGGTGGAGCGGCTGGCGGGCGCGGTGATCAGCCCGTCCCAGCTGATGGAGCTGGCCCCCGCGTTCGCGGCGCAGATCGGGGTGCGGGTGGAGGCGTGAGGCGTACGCGGGGCGCGGTCAGAGCCGGGGGAAGCGGGCCTGGAGGTCCCAGATCACCGGGTTGTCGGCGAGGCCGTCGTGCATGTCGGCCAGGTCGGCGATCAGGTCGTGCAGGAAGTCCCGGGCCTCGCGGCGCAGCAGGGAGTGGCTGAAGGTGAGCGGGGGCTCGTCGCCGGGCATCCAGTCCGCCTCGACGTCGACCCACCCGAAGCGCCGCTCGAAGATCATGACGTCGGACGACTCGGTGAAGTCCAGCTCCGCGTACTGCCGCCGGTGCGAGCGGTTGCCCCGGGGATCCTGGTCGATCTGCTCCACGATGTCGCACAGCGCCCACGCGAAGTCCAGCACCGGAACCCACCCCCAGGCTGTGGACACCTCACGGTCCGCCTTGGTGTCCGCGAGGTAGACGTCCCCGGAGAACAGATCGTGCCGCAGCGCGCGGACGTCCGCGCGGCGGTAGTCGGTCTGCGGGGGGTCGGGGAAGCGGCGGGAGAGGGAGTAGCCGATGTCGAGCACGGATCGATGGTGTCATGCCCGGTCGGGGCGGGCCGACACGATCGGGCGAACGGGAATGCATATGCCTCATGCGCATGCGGGCAGGTCCCTGGTCTCCGGCATATGGTCAGTTCGCCTCAGCTGGTCCTCTGCCGGGACAAGGGGACGGCCGAGTGGGCAGCTGAGTCCATCCGTACCGGCCTGAAGAAGCCCCCGAGCCTCGCCGTACTCGACGTGTGGTTCGAGCGTGCCATCACCGCGCCCACCGCCGACGCGGTGGTCGACGAGAGCTGACGGCAAAGGCCTGGCCCGGCCGTGTCACGGCCCTGGCCCGGCCGGGTCACGGCAGCAGCCGCTGTTCCTTGGCCACCGCCACCGCGCCCGCGCGGGTGTCGACGCCGAGTTTGTCGTAGATGCGGCCCAGGTGGGTCTTGACCGTGGCCTCGCTGATGAACAGGGCGCGGGCGATGTCGCGGTTGCCGAGGCCCTGGGAGAGCTGGGCCAGGATGTCGCGTTCGCGGTCGGTGAGGGTGGGGCGGGGGCTGCGCATGCGGGCCATGACCCGGCTGGCCACGGGGGCCGAGAGGGTGGTGCGGCCCTGGGCGGCCGAGCGGATGGCGGCGAACAGCTCCTCCGGGCGTTCCGCCTTCAGCAGGTAGCCGGTGGCCCCCGCCTCGATGGCCCGGGTGATGTCGGCGTCGGTGTCGTACGTGGTCAGCACCAGGACGTGGACCGTGCCTTCGGCCGCGATGCGGCGGGTCGCCTCGACGCCGTCGATGCCCTCGCCGAGCTGGAGGTCCATGAGGACGACGTCCGGGGTGAGGCGGGCGGCGAGCACCACCGCCTCCTCGCCGCTGCCCGCCTCGCCGACGACCTCGATGTCCGGTTCGCTGCCGAGGAGGGCGAGCAGGCCGGCGCGGACGACCACGTGGTCGTCGCAGAGCAGGATGCGTACGGGAGCGGGGGGCGTCTGCGGGCTGCCTTGGCCGGTCATGCGGGGGCCTCCGGGGCGGTGGGAGCGGTCAGGTCGGTGGGCGTGAGCGGGACCTCGGCCGAAAGCACCGTGCCCTCGCCCGGCGCCGACTCGATCGTCAGCGTTCCGCCGAGCTGCTGCACGCGGGCCCGGATCGCGGGGAGCCCGTGGCCCCGTACGGCGTGTTCGTCGCGCACCCCGGCCCGCTCCGGCGTGAAGCCGCGGCCGTTGTCGCCGATGTCCAGGACCACCCGGTCGTCCAGGTGGGTCAGGGTCAGACCGGCGGCGGTGGCACCCGCGTGCTCCCGTACGTTGGCGAGGGCCCCCTGGGCGATCCGCAGCAGCGCGGACTGCACCCGGTCCGGCAGCGGGGCGTGCGGGGTGCCCTCCACATGGCAGCGGACGGTGAGCGCCCCCTGTGCCTGGGCCGTTTCGCGGGCCGCCAGTGCGTGCAGGGCCGACTCCAGGCCGCCGCCCTCCGCCAGGTCGGCCGGGGCCAGGTCGTGGACGAAGCGGCGGGCCTCGGCGAGGTTGCGTTCCGCGATGCCCGTGGCCGTACGGACGTGGCGGCGGGCGGCGTCCGGGTCCGCGTCCCAGGTGCGGTCGGCGGCCTGGAGCAGCATCTGCTGGCTGGACAGGCCCTGCGCCAGGGTGTCGTGGATCTCCATGGAGAGCCGCTGGCGCTCGGCGAGGGTCCCCTCGCGCCGCTCGGTGGCGGCCAGTTCGCGCCGGGTGCGCAGCAGGTCGTCGATCAGCTCGCGCTGACGTGCCGCCAGTTCCCGCTGGCGTACGGCCTGCCGCTGCATATGGACGAATACGGCGGTGGCGACGGCCGCCACGGCGGGCGGGGCCAGCACCAGGTTCGGGTCGAACCCGGTGGCCAGGCGCAGTTGCGCGGCCACCACGAACGCGGTCAGCAGCGCGACCAGCGCGAGCGCCGCGCGCGGCGGCAGGATGCGCAGCCCGGTGTAGAACAGCGGCACCGCACACCACGCGAAGCTCGGCGCCAGCACGACCAGCACCATCCACACGGCGACGAGCACCCCGAGCCAGGTTAGCCGGCGCGGGGTGGGGCGCGAGCCGAGGACGGGGCCCAGGAGGTAGAGCACGGCCAGCGTGATCGACAGCGCGATGATCCACGGCGTACGGGCCTCGCCCGGGTGCCGCATCAGGAACCGGGTCAGCGAGGCGCCGAGCAGCAGGAAGAACGCGGCGTGCATGAGGAGCGCGAGCCAGCGAGCGTCGGGGTCGGGGCCGGTGGCCGTGCCGTCCCCCTCCGCCTCCCGTGCACCGCTCCGGTGCTCCACCCTGTACCTCACGTTCCCTCGTTGACCTGCGCAGATCCCCCCATGGTGACCCGGCCCGGCCACCCCCGCATCAACCGATCGGCCGACAGGGGCGTCAGCCGTCCCGCGCCCCCGTTGCAGCCGGTACGTCGACCGTACGGGGCCGGGTGTGCCGGGAGGATCGACGGCAGAGAGCGAAACGCCCGGCCGGACCACCGATCGGGCCGCGTGTCCGCGTCGTCGGGCCGCCCGGAAACCACCAAGGAGCCACCATGAAGAAGCTGTCGCTGCGTGCCCGCGTCCTCACCGGTACCGTCGCCGTCGCCGCCCTCGGGGCCGGGACCTTCGGCGCCGTCTCCGCGAGCGCCTCCGCCCCGGCCGCCGCCCCCGCCGCGGCGGTCAAGGCCGACACGGACAACCGCAACCTCCAGCAGAGCACCCACCTCACCGTGGCCGCAGCCACCAAGGCCGCGCAGGCGACGCTGGACGCCGCGAAGAAGGAGAACCAGCGCGTCTCGGTCGCCGTCGTCGACCGCAACGGCAACACCATCGTGACCCTGCGCGGCGACGGCGCCGGCCCGCAGTCCCCCGAGTCCGCCGTGAAGAAGGCGTTCACCGCCGTCTCCTGGAACGCCCCCACCTCCGAGCTGGCGGGGCGCCTGGAGCAGGCCCCGAACCTGAAGGACATCCCTGGCACCCTGTTCCTCGCGGGCGGCGCCCCGGTGCAGGTCAAGGGCGCCCCCGTGGCGGGCATCGGCGTGGCGGGCGCGCCCAGCGGCGACCTCGACGAGAAGTTCGCCCAGGCGGGCGTCGCCTCCCTCACCCGGTAGTCACCCCGTACGCACGGAACTCCGGCAGCCACCCTCGTACGCACGGAACGGAGAGGTCCATGAACGCCCTCCGCGCACGCCGGTTCACGCTGGCGTTCACCGCGGCCGCCGTCCTCGCCGGGTGCGCTTCCGGTGCGCCGGAGGCCGCCCCGGACACGACCGGAACGACCGCGTCCGCCGCCCCCGACGCAACGGGAACCACCCCCAAAGGCACCCTCCTCGTAGCCGACTTCGGCAGCGACACCGTGACCTTTGTGGACCCCGGACGCGACGGGTCCGGCAAGGTCGGTCGGCCCATCGCCTCCGTCGTGGTCGGCACCGCCCCCTACGGGCTCGTCGTCGGCGAGGACGGCCGGGCATGGGTGGCCACCGCCGAAGGCGTCGCCGTGGTGGACACGCAGCGGCGGACCCGGCTCGCGACCATCCCGTACGAGACGGAGACCGGGCCCGTCACCACCGGCGAGTACCGGGGCGGCGGCATGGGCATCGCCCTGGCCCCCGACGGCCGGCACGTCTACGTCGGGGTCAACGTGCCCGGCGGCGACGGCACGGTGGAGGTCATCGACACCGCGACCAGCGAGGTCACCGGGGCCGCTCCGGTCGGCCGCCGCCCCTTCGACGTGGACGTCTCGCCGGACGGCCGCGAGGTGTACGCCACCGGCCACGACTCCTTCGACGTGACGGCGGTCGACACGGGCACCCTGCGGACGCGGCGCATGGAAGTCGCCCCGTACGGCACCGAGGGCGGGCTCGGCTCCTGGCTGAAGCCGCACTACGCCGTCGTACGCCCCCGGGACGGCAAGCTGCTCCTGCCCTTCGAGGGGGAGCGGCTCGCGGTCCTCGACCCGCGTACGGGGAAGGTGGAGACCGAGCCGATGACGGCCGACACCCACCAGCACGGTGCGGCCCTCACCCCCGACGGCACCCTCCTCGTCGTCGGCACCGGCCCGATCGGCGCGGACGACGAGGCCGCCTCGCTCACCGTCCGCACCCCCGACGGCAAGGAGCGGGTCGTCCCGCTGGACGGGCCGCACGAGGACGTGGCGGTGTCGGCGGACGGCCGAACGGCGTACGTCACCGGCGGGTTCACCCGCGACGGGTACTGGAACGGGATCACCGTCGTGGACCTGGAAGACGGCCAGGGCGGCGAGGGCGGCAAGACCGGCGAGGACGGCCCGGACGGCGACAACGGCGCCCACAGCACCACCGACCAGAAAAACAAGCCGGTCCGGCTGGAAGCAGGCAACCGACCCCTCGGTATCGCCATCCTCTGAGTCGGGAGCCGTCCGCCCGTCCCCCGGGGCGGGCGGCTCCTTCCCCTCCCCCTTCACGGCGCACCGCACCGAACCCGGCGCCTACGATCGTCCGGTGAACCTCCCTCGCCCGGCCGCCGTCCCCCTCCTCCTGGCCCTGGCCCTCCTCGGTGCGGGCTGTTCCGGCGGGGTCGAGGGCACCCCGGGAGCTGTCGGGCTCCGCGACCCCTACTTCCCGGGGCTCGGCAACGGCGGCTACGACGTCACCCACTACGGCCTGGAACTCGACGTCGACCCGGCCGCGAACCGGCTGCGCGGTACGGCCACGATCACCGCGCGCGCCACCCAGGACCTGAGCGCCTTCCACCTCGACCTGGCCGGACTCGATGTCGAGGGCGCCACGGTGGAGGGGCGCCGGGCGTCCGTGAACCGGGCGGGCAAGGAGCTGACGATCCGGCCGGGCGCCGCCGTGGAGGACCGGCTGCGCAAGGGGCGCACGTTCACCACCGTCGTGCGCTACTCCGGCTCCCCGCAGGCCATCAAGGACGCGGACGGCGGGGAGGAGGGCTGGCTGCGGACGGCGGACGGCGCGGTCGCCCTCGGGGAGCCGGCCGGGTCGATGGCCTGGTTCCCCGGCAACCACCACCCGAGCGACAAGGCCGCGTACGACATCGAGGTCACCGTCCCCGACCCGCTGACGGCCGTCTCCAACGGGGAGCTGGTCTCCCGGAGCACCGCCGACGGCCGTACCGCCTACCACTGGCGCACCACCGAACCGATGGCCAGCTATCTGGCGACCGTCGCCGTCGGCCGGTTCACC is a genomic window of Streptomyces sp. SID8374 containing:
- a CDS encoding GNAT family N-acetyltransferase, which encodes MIRTATPDDVPVLHALVRELAAYEKSLDEVVASQEQLREALFGERPAAYAHVATAGEDGGEVVGFALWFLNFSTWRGVHGIYLEDLYVRPDRRGGGHGKALLAELARICVERGYERLEWSVLNWNAPSIAFYESLGARAQDEWTVYRLTGGALGRLGAAGGRVGA
- a CDS encoding sensor histidine kinase; amino-acid sequence: MEHRSGAREAEGDGTATGPDPDARWLALLMHAAFFLLLGASLTRFLMRHPGEARTPWIIALSITLAVLYLLGPVLGSRPTPRRLTWLGVLVAVWMVLVVLAPSFAWCAVPLFYTGLRILPPRAALALVALLTAFVVAAQLRLATGFDPNLVLAPPAVAAVATAVFVHMQRQAVRQRELAARQRELIDDLLRTRRELAATERREGTLAERQRLSMEIHDTLAQGLSSQQMLLQAADRTWDADPDAARRHVRTATGIAERNLAEARRFVHDLAPADLAEGGGLESALHALAARETAQAQGALTVRCHVEGTPHAPLPDRVQSALLRIAQGALANVREHAGATAAGLTLTHLDDRVVLDIGDNGRGFTPERAGVRDEHAVRGHGLPAIRARVQQLGGTLTIESAPGEGTVLSAEVPLTPTDLTAPTAPEAPA
- a CDS encoding zinc-binding dehydrogenase; the encoded protein is MYAIRLHTFGPAENLSYERTEDPVPGPGQVRIAVEAAGVHLLDTALREGHTGPFPAPAALPTIPGREVAGTVESLGEGTGPGWLGKRVVAHIGTAPGGYAELTVTKADKLHEIPGDLGAAEAVAMIGTGRTALGILSFTDLGPDSVAVVTAAAGGIGTLIVQYAKSAGATVIALAGGPAKVARAEANGADLALDYTLPNWPDHARAFLDATGLWATVVYDSVGGTTARSAVDLLGKGGQHVVYGWSGEGLHDGKPLTFTPEELAGRAITSGSVLGPQLVERGGGLRVLETRALAEAAAGRLRPAVQRYPLAEAAAAHRALETRGTTGKVVLEP
- a CDS encoding aminoglycoside phosphotransferase family protein; the encoded protein is MIDIPDELIATQYAYNGAAGRAFVAALPGLAGRFLEEWGLRRDGAAMYGMCALVLPVVRAADGVPAALKLQLVDEETVGEPVALRAWGTAGAGAVGVLGHDPETGALLLERLDEGRPLSGMAGGGGVPGGSRLVGEVADARRAVAVLGGVLARLAAVPAPEGLRTLGDAVERMLAAAPEAVGRLADAAERRLLADCAAAVGEVAGEPGDRLLHWDLHYDNILAGRADAGRAGEWVALDPKPLAGDPGFELFPALDNLFDAGEVVWRFDALTEALGMERDRERARAWTLGRVLQNAVWGTGDGERELAPDHAEIARRLLGAG
- a CDS encoding heme-binding protein, whose translation is MKKLSLRARVLTGTVAVAALGAGTFGAVSASASAPAAAPAAAVKADTDNRNLQQSTHLTVAAATKAAQATLDAAKKENQRVSVAVVDRNGNTIVTLRGDGAGPQSPESAVKKAFTAVSWNAPTSELAGRLEQAPNLKDIPGTLFLAGGAPVQVKGAPVAGIGVAGAPSGDLDEKFAQAGVASLTR
- a CDS encoding pentapeptide repeat-containing protein; the protein is MATSTGRTTRAKKGTKDTIAAARRPEVRLPPLVPYDGEGLEPDGDYDGVRFDGTDLADASGPGARFMDCALEGCALDRTELARARFMDSVLTGVRGVGTDLSEASLRDVEVVDARLGGVQLHGAVLERVVVRGGKIDYLNLRKARLKDVVFEGCVLSEPDFGDAHLVRVEFRDCVLKRADFSAVRMDSVDLRTVAELDIARGVERLAGAVISPSQLMELAPAFAAQIGVRVEA
- a CDS encoding M1 family metallopeptidase; translated protein: MNLPRPAAVPLLLALALLGAGCSGGVEGTPGAVGLRDPYFPGLGNGGYDVTHYGLELDVDPAANRLRGTATITARATQDLSAFHLDLAGLDVEGATVEGRRASVNRAGKELTIRPGAAVEDRLRKGRTFTTVVRYSGSPQAIKDADGGEEGWLRTADGAVALGEPAGSMAWFPGNHHPSDKAAYDIEVTVPDPLTAVSNGELVSRSTADGRTAYHWRTTEPMASYLATVAVGRFTTRQSRTPDGIRLFTAVDPESAAASKDVLEEIPAVLAWSAEKFGPYPFTSAGAIVEREGDSAYALETQNRPVFPGPPDTALLVHELAHQWFGNSVTPATWRDLWLNEGFATYAEWLWAADHEDVPVRKSFEAAYADDANWSFPPADPPGAADLFEPPVYARGAMVVHRIRLAIDDDAAFFALVKGWTKAHRHGNASTADFTAYVEEETGQDLTALWDTWLYGESRPPVKG
- a CDS encoding response regulator transcription factor is translated as MTGQGSPQTPPAPVRILLCDDHVVVRAGLLALLGSEPDIEVVGEAGSGEEAVVLAARLTPDVVLMDLQLGEGIDGVEATRRIAAEGTVHVLVLTTYDTDADITRAIEAGATGYLLKAERPEELFAAIRSAAQGRTTLSAPVASRVMARMRSPRPTLTDRERDILAQLSQGLGNRDIARALFISEATVKTHLGRIYDKLGVDTRAGAVAVAKEQRLLP
- a CDS encoding NAD(P)-binding protein; its protein translation is MEHIHRQTRTDVHVHVIGGGLAGLTAAITAAESGARVTLYEGHRTLGGRARTTDGPYRTNEGPHALYRGGPHWAWLARRDLLGSVVSVPPLEALRFRFRRAGALRRVPPAALLRLARRSPRTAPVDADFRSWAAGQVGDEGARAAAHFAAAALFHHDPGALSARFVQERLHRLSSLPPEARYPVGGWARPVDRMAGHARGLGVAVETAARVDTRTLGELARTGPVVVATSLGAARTLLDDASLTWESGRTVLVDLAVRTRRGDAFVVSDLDAPGWVERFTAQDPGLAPAGEQLLQGQFPIGPDARRAEGTARAEELLDLGFPGWRERTTRRTEALADGRTGAVDRPGTTWRDRPAIVRGDGIFLAGDQVAAPGLLSEASFTSGIEAALLAVKAAGPRSGQRSGYGVDLNRT